CGCGTTCCGCCGGTACAGCCCGCACACCCGGATCGTCGCGGTGGACGCGGCCGGCTCGGTCACCTTCGGCGCCACCCCGGCGCCGCGGCACGTGCCGGGACTCGGCGCCAGCCGCCGCCCCGAGCTGGTCGACGTCTGCGCCCCGGACGACGTCATCCACATCCCGGAGGAGGCGACGGTGGCCGAGTGCCGGCTCCTGGCCCGCACCACCGGTCTGCTGGCCGGCGGGTCGACCGGGACCGTGCTGGCCGCCGTCCGCCGACTCGCCCCGATCATTCCCGCTCGCGCCACCGTCGTCGCCATCTCGCCCGATCTCGGGGAGCGGTACCTGTCCACCATCTACGACGACGCATGGGTAGCCGCCCGAGGCCTGGCCGGCGCCCCGAAGGAGGCAGCGGATGTTCTCGTTTGACGTGGTGCCCGGCAAGGTGGTGAAGGACATCCTGGACAGTTCGGCGCCCGCCCTGGTCGACCTGGTCGAGGACGTCTACCTACGGCACGACGCCGGCCGCACGGTCAACCCGGACAGCTACTTCCTGCGCTTTCCGGACCGCCCCGACTCGCGGATCATCGCCCTGCCGGCCGCCGGTGACCTGCCCGGCGGCGAGCTGGCCGGGATCAAGTGGATCGCCAGCTTCCCCGGCAACGTGTCCGCCGGCCTCCCCCGCGCCTCGGCCGTGCTGATCCTCAACGACCTGGCCACCGGCTATCCGATCGCCTGCCTGGAGGCGGCCGGGATCAGCGCTGCCCGGACCGCCGCCTCGGCCGCCGTCGCGGCCCGCGCGGTGGCCCGGCACCTGCCGCCGTCCGGGCAGGTGGGCATCGTCGGGGCCGGCGTCATCGCCCGGACCATCCTGCGCTTCCTGCACCTGACCGGCTATCCCTGCGGGGACGTGGTGGTGCACGACCTGGACACCGCCTCGGCCGCGCGGCTCGTCGAGTTCGCCGACGAGCTGGGTCTGCGGGCCCGGCACGGCGACCTGGCCGCGGTGCTCGACTGCCAGACCGTGGTGACCGCGACGACCGCGCTGGAGCCGTACATCGATCGGCCGCTGCGCCCCGGTCAGCTGGCCCTCAACGTCTCGCTGCGCGACTTCACCCCCGAGGTGGTGCTCGGCGCGACCAACGTGCTCGACGACGTGGAGCACTGCATGAAGGCGAACACCTCGCCGCACCTGGCCGAGCAGCGCACCGGGAACCGGGACTTCGTCACCGGCACGATCGCCGAGTTCGTCCGCGGCGTGCACCGCCCGGACCCGGACCGCGGCGTGCTGGTGTCCCCGTTCGGGCTCGGCGTCCTCGACCTCGCGGTCGGCCGGTACGTCCTCGACCAGGCCCAGCGCCAGAACGCCACCGTGGCGGTCCCGGAGTTCTTCGGGGAGACGAGCCGATGGTGAGGATCGCGGTGATCGGCTGCGGGCCGCGTGGCCTGTCCGCGGTGGAACGGGTCATCTCGTACGCCACCGCGCACCCGGACCGGCCCGTCGCGCTGACCGTCGTGGAGCCGGGCGAGCTCGGCGTCGGCCTGCACGACCGGGACCAGCCGGAATACCTGCTGCTGAACACCGTGGCCGGGCAGCTGACCATCTTCTCCGACGCGACCATGGTGCCCGGCGCCCCGGTCACCACCGGCCCGGACCTGTTCCGCTGGTGCCGCGAGCGCGGGGTGACCGTGCCCAGCCACGCCGGCCGCCGCGGCGTCCGGTACGACGACTTCCTGCCCCGCCGCCTGCTTGGCGACTACCTGGCCTGGGCGGCCGGTGAGCTGCTCGGCCGGGCGCCCGGCAACCTGCGGATCGACGTCCGGCGGGAGGTCGCGGCAGCGGTCCGGCCGGCCGGCGGCCACGCCGTCGTCGAGCTGGCCGGCGGCGGCACGCTCCACGCCGACCTGGCCGTGGTCACCACCGGGCACGGGCTGCCCGCGTCGGGCGGGGCCGGGTCGCCGGTGGCTCGGGCGTACCCGCTGCCGGCCGGTGTCGCCGGGATCGCGGCCGGGAAGACGGTCGCGGTCATCGGCACCGGGCTGACCGCGATGGACGTGATCGCCACGCTGACCGTCGGCCGCGGCGGGCGCCACGAGGTGACCGCGGACGGCCACCGCTACCTGCCGTCCGGCGACGAGCCGGCGATCGTCCTGGTCAACCGCAGCGGCTGGCTGCCCGCGGCCCGGCCCCGGCTGACCCGTGACCGGGCGCCGAGCACGGTCAGCGCGTTCACCGCGGAGGCGATCGACCGGCTGCGGGAGCGCGCCGCGGACGGCCGGCTCAGCTACTGGGACGACGTCGAGCCGCTGCTGCGCGCCGACCTGGAGGCCGGGCTGGACGAGCCGGGCCGGCTGCTGGTCAACCGGCTGTTCGGCGCGTCGGAGACCTGGAAGACCGTCGCCGAGTGGCGCGAGCAGGTGCTGGCCCAGACCCGGTACGACCTCGCCGAGGCGGAGCGCGGGCTGGGCGCGAGCACGCTCAAGGACCGGCTGGAGGTGCTCCGCGACCACCGGGAGACGCTGCGCCGGATCGCCGACGGCGGGCTGACCGAGCAGGGGCACCGGGACTTCTTCGGTGCGCTCAGCGCGACGGTCAACCGTACGGTGATCGGCCCGCCCCTCCAGCGCATCGCCGAGCTGCTCGCCCTGGTCGACGCCGGCGTCCTGGACGTCGGGCTCGGACCGGCCCCGGACCTGGCGCCCGCCGGCGCCGGCTGGGAGCTGCGCTCGACCGCCCTGAAGGAGCCGGTCACCCGGTCCGTCGACGCCGTCGTCGCGGCACACCTGTCCTGGCCGTCGGCCGGCGAGGACCGGGATCCGGTCACCGCCTCGATCCGGTCCTGGGCGGCGCCCGGCCGGCTGCCCGGGGAGCTGCCGCTGGACCGGGACGGCCGGGTGCGTACGGCCGGCGGGCAGGTCACCCCGATCGCCGTCTTCGGCCCGCCCGCCGAGGGCGCCAGCTACTACAACCACTACGTCCCGTCGCCCGGGGCGTGGTCCCGGGCCCTCACCGACCTGGACCGGGCCCTGGCGCCGCGGTTCGACCTCGACCTCCCAGACATCGACTTCCCAGACATCGACTTCGCCGACTTCGAGGAGCAGACAGCATGAGCACGGCCACAGCCGCACCCGTCTCCGCCGCCACCGCGGTGGCCCAGGCGCTGGGGCGGCGCGCCCGCGACACCGGCGCGTACCCACCGGCGGTCTCGGTCGGCGTCACCTACGTGCGGGACCGCGACTATGCGCTGCCGACGCCGATGGCGTACCAGCGGGACCAGGGCAGTCCCGCGTTCGAGCAGGTGGAGGAGCTGCTCACGCACCTGGAGCACGGCACCGAGGCGCTGCTGATGTCGTCCGGGATGGCCGCCATCACGGCGGTGTTCCAGGCCCTGCCGTCCGGCTCCCGGGTGGTGGTCCCCGAGGTCAAGTACTTCGGGCTGACCAAGTGGCTGCGCACCTTCGGCGCCGACCAGGGCCTGACCGTGGTCGAGGTGCCGATGGACGACCTGGACGCGGTCCGGGCCGCGCTGCGGGCCGCGCCGACCGCGCTGGTCTGGGTGGAGACGCCGGCCAATCCCACCTGGAAGGTCACCGACGTGGCCGCCGTCGCGCAGCTGGCCAGGCAGGCCGGGGCGTTGCTCGCGGTGGACAACACCGTGGCCACCCCGGTACACACCAACCCGCTGCTGCTGGGCGCCTCGATCGTCATGCACTCGGCCACCAAGTACCTCAACGGGCACGACGACGTGATGGCCGGCGGGCTGGTCACCGACGGCTCGGTGCCGGAGCTGTGGGAGCGGCTCAAGGAGCAGCGCCGGCTCGCCGGGCAGATCCCGGGCACCCTGGAGGCGTACCTGTTGCAGCGCGGGATGCGGACGCTGACCGTACGGATGCCGGCCGTGTCCCGCTCGGCCATGGAAATCGCCACCTACTTCAGCGAGCACCCGCTGGTGGAGCGGGTCGCCTACCCCGGACTGGCCTCCGACCCCGGGCACCGGGTGGCGGCCAAGCAGATGTCCGGCGGGTTCAGCGGGATGATGTCGGTCTTCCTGAGGGCCAAGGGCGGCGCCGCGCTGGAGACGGCGAAGGCCACCGAGCTGTTCCTGCCGGCCACCTCGCTGGGCGGCACGGCCAGCCTGATCGAGCACCGGTTCACCTTCGAGGGGCCGGGCAGCCGGTCGCCGGAGAACATGGTCCGGCTCTCCGTCGGGCTGGAGGACACCGGCGAGTTGATCGCCGATCTGGAGCAGGCAATCGCGTACGGAAGCAAGGCGGTCTGAAAATGCGCAAGGACTTCTCGATCTCGGCGGTGGTGGCCGGGCTGATCGCGGTGCTGGTCTCCTATTCCGGGCCGTTCGTGGTGGTGCTCGCCGCGGCCCGCGCGTCCGGGCTGACCGAGGCGCAGACCACGTCCTGGGTGTGGGCGATCTCGATCGGCAGCGGGCTCACCTGCCTGGTGCTCAGCCTGATCAGCAAGCAGCCGGTGATCACCGCGTGGTCCACGCCGGGCGCGGCGCTGCTGGTCGGCTCGCTCGGCGCCTACAAGTACTCCGACGCGATCGGCGCGTTCCTGTTCGCCGCCGTCGGGATGACGATCCTCGGCTTCTCCGGCCTGTTCGGCAAGATCCTGGCCCGGGTGCCGAAGGGGATCGTCTCGGCCATGCTGGCCGGCATCCTGCTGCCGTTCGCGCTCGCCGCGTTCCAGGAGTTGCCGCACGCCCCGGCAGTCGTGGTGACCGTGCTGGCCGGCTACTTCGTCGGCCGCCGCAAGTTCCCCCGCTACGCCGTGCTGATCGCCCTCGCGTCCGGTGCCGCGGTCGCCGCTGTCCAGGGCGACCTGCACCTCGGTGGCCTGCACCTGGGGATCGGGCTGCCCCAGGCGACCATGCCGACCTTCAACGTCTCGGCGCTGTTCAGCATCGGCCTGCCGCTGCTCGTGGTGACGATGGCCTCGCAGAACGCGCCCGGCCTGGCCGTGCTGCGCGGCAGCGGGTACGTCCCGAACGACCGGCTGCTGCTCACCGGCACCGGCCTGACCTCGGTGCTGCTCGCGCCGTTCGGCAGCCACGCCATCAACCTGGCGGCGATCACCGCGGCCATCTGCACCGGCGAGGAGGCCCACCCGAACCCGCGCCGCCGCTACGTCGCCGGCGCCGCCTGCGGCGTGTTCTACCTGATCTGCGGGTTCCTCGGCACCGGGCTGGTGCAGGTCTTCACCGCGCTGCCCAAGCCGCTGGTCGCCGCGGTGGCCGGGGTTGCCCTGCTGGGCGCGCTGCTCGGCGGCCTGGCCGGGGCGATGGAGGACGTGCCGGCCCGGGAGGGTGCGCTGATCACGCTGGCGGCGACCGCGTCCGGGCTGACCGTGGCGCACGTCGGCGCGGCGTTCTGGGGCCTGGTCAGCGGCGTCGCCGTGCACCTGATCCTGACCGCGACCCGGCGCCGCAAGCCGGCGGCCGCCCCGGAGACCTCCTCCGAAGTGGAGCGGACGGAACCCGTCCTGGTGGGGAGCGCGCCCGGGCGGTGACAATCGGGCCATGAGGACTTCGATGCGGCTGACGGCGTACGCATTGGGGTTGATCGTCTTCTTGGGCGTCGGCTACCTCTTCGGGTCGCAGAGGAAGCCGGCGCCCGAGGCGCGTCCGTCGGCGGACGCTCACGCCGGGCACGAGGCCGGTCAGGTCCCCGGCGGGCTGCAGATCACCCAGGGTGGTTACACGCTGAGCCCGGTGACCGGCAGGCTCACCCCGGGACGGCCGCAGACCCTGGTGTTCCGGATCGTCGGGCCGGACAGCAAACCGGTCACCCAGTTCACCGGTGACCTGCACCTGGTCGTGGTGCGCCGCGACCTCACCGGCTTCCAGCACCCGCGCCCCACCATGGCCGCCGACGGGACGTGGTCGGCGAGCCTCACGCCGGGCCCACCGGGGCAGTACCGGATGGTCGCCGACTTCGTCCCGCGCGCCCGCAGCGACACCTACGTGCTCGGGGCGGACCTGCCGGCCGCCGGTGATTACCAGCCCGTCGACCTGCCGAAACCCACCTGGGAGACGACAGTGGACGGCTACACCGTGACCCGCGCCGGCGAGCCGCAGGCCGGCACCGCGTCCTGGATGACCGTCTCGGTCAGCAAGGGTGGGCAGCCGGTCACCCTGGAGCCCTACCTCGGGTCCTACGCCCACCTGATCGCCCTGCGCCAGGGCGACCTCGCCTACCAGCACATGCATCCGCAGGAGGGCACCGTCGCCGGTCCGGACGTCACGTTCGACGCGCGCGTCCCGTCCGGCGGGGTCTACCGGCTCTTCCTGGAGTTCCAGCACGCCGGCAGGGTGCACCTCGCCGAGTTCACCGCCACCACCTCGAGCACGCACGCCCACAACTAGGTCACCTCGTCGGGATGATGTCCGGTCGCTCGGTGGCGCCGATGCTGTGGGGATGGAACAGCACGAGAACGCCGGGTTGAGCGGTCGTGAACGGCGCCTGGGGATCCTCCTCGCCGCCGCGATGTTCGTGCTGGTCGTGGACACCTCCCTGATGAACGTCTCGATCGCCGCGGTGGTACGCGACCTGGACACCACCACCAGCGGCGTGCAGAGCGCGATCGCCCTGGAGGCGCTGGTGTCCGCCGCGTTCATCCTGATCGGCGGCAAGGTCGGCGACCTCATCGGGCGCAAGCGGGCGTACGTCCTCGGCCTGCTCGGCTACGCCGTCGGCGCGCTGGCGATGACGCTGGCGCAGAGCCTCACCGTGGTCATCATCTTCTGGGCCCTGATCGGCGGCATCGGCGCCTCGCTGCTGCTGCCGGCCATGCAGTCGCTCATCCACGGCAACTTCCAGGGCGCCACCCAGCGCCGGGTGTACGCCCTGGTCGGCGCGGCCGCCGCGATCGCCGCCGCGGTCGGGCCGCTGCTCGGCGGGTTCATCACCACGTACCTGTCCTGGCGGGTCGGCTTCGCGCTGGAGGTGGTCATCATCGCCATCGCGCTGTCCGGCATCGGCCTGGTTCGCAACGTCGAGTACACCGGGCCGCGCACCGTCGACGTGGTCGGCTCGGCCCTCTCGGTGGTCGGCATGGGCGGCATCGTGCTCGGCATCCTGGTGTGGCAGGAGGGCGGCGACCGGGTGCTCGCGTTGCTGGTGCTCGGCGTGGCGGCGCTGGCCGGGCTGGCGTTCTGGCTGGTGCGGCGCAAGCGGCTGGGCAAGGCGCACCTGCTGGACCCGGCGCTGTTCAAGTCCGCGCTGTTCAAGGTGGGCATCTCCCAGCAGCTGTTGCAGCAGATCGCGCTGGGCGGCCTGATGATCGCGCTGCCGATCTACCTCCAGATGGTGCTGGAGTACACCGCCATGGAGGCGGGCCTGTCGCTCGCGCCGCTGTCGCTGAGCATGTTCGTGGTGGCCCTGCTGGCCGGCAAGCGGGCCGGGCGGCGGCGTCCGGCGAACATCGTCGGCACCGGATTCCTGCTGCTCACCGTCGGGGTCCTGATCCTGATCCCGCTGGTGCCGCGGGCACACTTCGGCTGGGCCCTGCTGATCCCGCTGGCGATCGCCGGCGGCGGGCTGGGCCTGCTGGTGTCGCAGCTCAACGACTACACGCTCGCCCCGATCTCCGAGGAGCGGGTCAGCGAGGCCGCCGCGGTGAACTCGGCGGGCGGCTCGTTCGGCCTGTCGTTCGGACTGGCCTTCGCCGGCGCGGTCATGCTGGCCACGCTCGCCGCCTCGTTCACCGCGAAGGCCGACGCGAGCACGGTCCTCTCCCCCGCCGAGCAGACCCGGGTGGCCGAGGTGCTGAACGAGAACGCCGAGGTGATGACCAACACGCACCTCGACGAGCTGCTCGCCGGTCAGCCCCCGGCGACGAAGGCCGAGATCATCCGGATCAACACCGAGGCCCGGCCGATCGCGCTCCAGGTCGCCCTGCTCATCCCGCTGCTCGCGGCGCTGCTCGGGCTGCTGAACTCGATCCGGATGCGCCGCCTGCCGGATCCCGAAAGATCCAATGCAGACGGCGCCATCCTCGGCTGACGCCCGTCAGTCGACCACCTCGACGACCGTGCCGGCGGCGACCGTACGGTTACCCTCCCGGACCGCGAAGCCCAGGCCCGGCTCCAGCGCCACCGGCTTGCCCAGGTGCACCGTCACCGCCTCCAGGGTGTCGCCCGGCATCACCAGGTCCCGGCCGCCCAGGTCCATCCCGCCCGACACGTCGGTGGTGTGGAAGTAGAACTGCGGCCGGTAGTGCGCCTCGAACGGGGTGTGCCGGCCACCCTCGGCGGCGGTCAGCGCGTACATCCGGGCGACGAAGACCCGGTGCGGTCGCACGCTCGCCGGCGCGGCGAGGACCTGCCCCCGCTGTACCTGCTCGCGCTTGACCCCGCGTAGCAGCACCGCCGCGTTGTCCCCGGCCTGCGCCGACTCCAGCACCTTGCCGAACATCTCCAGCCCGGTCGCGACGCTGGCAACCGTCGGGCCGAGGCCGACGATCTCGACCGGCTCACCGGCGCGCAGCTCGCCACGCTCCACCTTCCCGGTCACCACGGTGCCCCGGCCGCTGATCGACAGCACGTTCTCGATCGGCATCAGGAACGGCTCGCCCAGCTCGCGCGGCGGGACCGGCACGTAGTCGTCGACCGCGTCGAGCAACTCGGCGATCGACGCCACCCAGCGCGGGTCGCCCTCCAGCGCCCGCAGTGCGGACACCCGCACGACGGGGAGGGTGTCGCCCGGGAAGCCGTACTGCGACAGCAGCTCCCGGACCTCCAGCTCGACCAGGTCGAGCAGCTCCGGGTCGTCGACCATGTCGCTCTTGTTCAGCGCGACCACGAGGTGCGGCACCCCGACCCGCTGCGCGAGCAGCACGTGCTCCCGGGTCTGCGGCATCGACCCGTCCTGCGCCGACACCACGAGGATCGCCCCGTCCACCTGAGCCGCCCCGGTGATCATGTTCTTCACGTAGTCGGCGTGCCCCGGCATGTCGACGTGCGCGTAGTGCCGCGTCGCCGTCTCGTACTCGACGTGCGCGATGGTGATGGTGATCCCGCGGGCGGCCTCCTCCGGCGCCCGGTCGATCCCCTCGAACGCGACATACCGGTTGGCCACCGGGTCGCGGTCGGCGAGAACCTTGGTGATCGCGGCGGTCAGGGTCGTCTTCCCGTGGTCGACGTGGCCCATCGTGCCGATGTTGACGTGCGGCTTCGTACGGATGAACTGGCTCTTGGCCATGATGTCTCTGTCCTCACTGGATGCGAGGCGGTGTGGTGGTACACGACCCGTCGCCAGGCGGGACGCGTCAGAACCCGGGCAGGGAGCAGCCACCCTTCCCCGGGGTTCTGCTGCCGGTGGGGAAGGGTCAGACTCGGGTATCAGCGCCGGGAAACACGCGCCCGGGAGCCACCGCGAGGGGCAGCTGCGAACCGGGCGTGAACATGAGAAGCACGCTAGTGCGCCGGCCCGGCCGGCGCGATCGAATTTCCGCCGGTCGCGCGATCGACGGGGTGGCGCACTAGCGCCACCCCGTCGGCGACGAACTCAGCCGCCCATCGCCTGCAGGGCCGACTTCGGCATCTCGACGGTCTGCTGCGCCGGGGGCTTGGTGACCGTGACCGGCGTGCCCATGTCCGCGTACGTCGCGACGCTCTCGCCCGCGCCGATCCCGCTCAGGTCCACCGACATCTTGCTCAGGTAGCCATCCGAGTTGATCTCCGCGGTGAACGGGACCTGGGTGTCCTTGCCGTCCAGGAGCTTGAGCAGCTGCGGGGTGGCCGACGGCGACTTGGCGATGTCGAGCGTCCCGGAGTACTTCCCCTTGCCGGCCGCCTTGACCTCGGTGGCGGACTCCAGCATCTTGGCCGAGTTGCGCGGGTCGTTCTTCTCCATGCTCAGCGCGCTGCCGGCCGGCATCTTGCTGGCGTCGATGTGCATCCACTTGCCGTTCGCGAAGTTCTTCGCGGCGGGGCCGCCGTAGCGCATGTAGAGGTCGGTGCCGAGCTGGCGCATGCTGACGCTGCCCAGGCTGCCCATGTCCAGCTTCATGTCGACCAGCTTTTTCGGCCCGTCGAAGGCGCCGTCGCCGACGATGCCGCCGAACGACGTCATGTGGATCTTGGCGCTGGAGCTGGTCAGCTTGGTGACGCCGGCGAGCAGCTCGCTCTTGGCCTCGGAGGATCCCGCGGCGGCGGCCGTGGTGGCGGCAGCCGGGGCACCGGTCGCTCCGGCATCGGTGGCCGGCGCCGGCTTCTTGTCGCCGCAGGCGCCCATCCCGGCGAGGGCCATCACGGCCACACCGGTGACGGCCAGACGTCGCATCTTCATCGTGGTGTCTCCCCGTCCCTAGGCTCGGCCGCCCACCCTAGACGCTCGCGTCAATCGGGTCATCCCCGGGACGGGGACCCGTTGGCCCGGATGGTCGATCATTGACCGGTGCACGAGCTTGCCGTACCACCCCTGTTCGCCGCCCTGGCCCCGGCCCGGCGGATCCTGATCGCCGGCGCGGGCGGCGGTTTCGACGTCTACGCCGGCCTGCCGCTGGCCCTGTCGCTGCGGGCCCGCGGCGCCGAGGTGCACCTGGCCAGCCTCTCCTTCTCCGAGCTGGAACTGGTCGACCGCGAGTCCTGGATCGCCGACCACGTCGTGGCGGTCACCCCCGCGTCGACCAGCCCGGACTGGTACTTCCCGGAGGGCACGCTGGCCAAGTGGCTGGCCGCCCACGACATGCCGGCGACGGTGTACGCGTTCCCGCCGCTGGGCGTGCAGACGCTGCGGGAGGCGTACCGGCACGTGATCGAGCGGCACGACATCGACGCGGTGGTGCTGGTCGACGGCGGCACCGACATCCTGTGCCGCGGCGACGAGAACGCGCTCGGCACCCCGGTCGAGGACGTGACCAGCCTGGGCGCGGTGGCCGGCATCGACCTGCCGGTCA
Above is a genomic segment from Actinoplanes ianthinogenes containing:
- a CDS encoding DUF1152 domain-containing protein; the encoded protein is MHELAVPPLFAALAPARRILIAGAGGGFDVYAGLPLALSLRARGAEVHLASLSFSELELVDRESWIADHVVAVTPASTSPDWYFPEGTLAKWLAAHDMPATVYAFPPLGVQTLREAYRHVIERHDIDAVVLVDGGTDILCRGDENALGTPVEDVTSLGAVAGIDLPVKLVTCLGWGIDAYHGVNHVQILENLAALDREGGYLGALSIPGDSREAVLYRDAVADAQAATPDRPSIVNGQIAAATSGLFGDVQFTRRTSGSALFVNPLMAMYFTVDLDKLAARCLYLDRLENTVGRRQVISRIEAFRAEIPTRIPRAYPH
- the sbnB gene encoding 2,3-diaminopropionate biosynthesis protein SbnB, giving the protein MFSFDVVPGKVVKDILDSSAPALVDLVEDVYLRHDAGRTVNPDSYFLRFPDRPDSRIIALPAAGDLPGGELAGIKWIASFPGNVSAGLPRASAVLILNDLATGYPIACLEAAGISAARTAASAAVAARAVARHLPPSGQVGIVGAGVIARTILRFLHLTGYPCGDVVVHDLDTASAARLVEFADELGLRARHGDLAAVLDCQTVVTATTALEPYIDRPLRPGQLALNVSLRDFTPEVVLGATNVLDDVEHCMKANTSPHLAEQRTGNRDFVTGTIAEFVRGVHRPDPDRGVLVSPFGLGVLDLAVGRYVLDQAQRQNATVAVPEFFGETSRW
- a CDS encoding benzoate/H(+) symporter BenE family transporter: MRKDFSISAVVAGLIAVLVSYSGPFVVVLAAARASGLTEAQTTSWVWAISIGSGLTCLVLSLISKQPVITAWSTPGAALLVGSLGAYKYSDAIGAFLFAAVGMTILGFSGLFGKILARVPKGIVSAMLAGILLPFALAAFQELPHAPAVVVTVLAGYFVGRRKFPRYAVLIALASGAAVAAVQGDLHLGGLHLGIGLPQATMPTFNVSALFSIGLPLLVVTMASQNAPGLAVLRGSGYVPNDRLLLTGTGLTSVLLAPFGSHAINLAAITAAICTGEEAHPNPRRRYVAGAACGVFYLICGFLGTGLVQVFTALPKPLVAAVAGVALLGALLGGLAGAMEDVPAREGALITLAATASGLTVAHVGAAFWGLVSGVAVHLILTATRRRKPAAAPETSSEVERTEPVLVGSAPGR
- a CDS encoding FAD/NAD(P)-binding protein, giving the protein MVRIAVIGCGPRGLSAVERVISYATAHPDRPVALTVVEPGELGVGLHDRDQPEYLLLNTVAGQLTIFSDATMVPGAPVTTGPDLFRWCRERGVTVPSHAGRRGVRYDDFLPRRLLGDYLAWAAGELLGRAPGNLRIDVRREVAAAVRPAGGHAVVELAGGGTLHADLAVVTTGHGLPASGGAGSPVARAYPLPAGVAGIAAGKTVAVIGTGLTAMDVIATLTVGRGGRHEVTADGHRYLPSGDEPAIVLVNRSGWLPAARPRLTRDRAPSTVSAFTAEAIDRLRERAADGRLSYWDDVEPLLRADLEAGLDEPGRLLVNRLFGASETWKTVAEWREQVLAQTRYDLAEAERGLGASTLKDRLEVLRDHRETLRRIADGGLTEQGHRDFFGALSATVNRTVIGPPLQRIAELLALVDAGVLDVGLGPAPDLAPAGAGWELRSTALKEPVTRSVDAVVAAHLSWPSAGEDRDPVTASIRSWAAPGRLPGELPLDRDGRVRTAGGQVTPIAVFGPPAEGASYYNHYVPSPGAWSRALTDLDRALAPRFDLDLPDIDFPDIDFADFEEQTA
- a CDS encoding trans-sulfuration enzyme family protein; the protein is MSTATAAPVSAATAVAQALGRRARDTGAYPPAVSVGVTYVRDRDYALPTPMAYQRDQGSPAFEQVEELLTHLEHGTEALLMSSGMAAITAVFQALPSGSRVVVPEVKYFGLTKWLRTFGADQGLTVVEVPMDDLDAVRAALRAAPTALVWVETPANPTWKVTDVAAVAQLARQAGALLAVDNTVATPVHTNPLLLGASIVMHSATKYLNGHDDVMAGGLVTDGSVPELWERLKEQRRLAGQIPGTLEAYLLQRGMRTLTVRMPAVSRSAMEIATYFSEHPLVERVAYPGLASDPGHRVAAKQMSGGFSGMMSVFLRAKGGAALETAKATELFLPATSLGGTASLIEHRFTFEGPGSRSPENMVRLSVGLEDTGELIADLEQAIAYGSKAV
- the tuf gene encoding elongation factor Tu; this translates as MAKSQFIRTKPHVNIGTMGHVDHGKTTLTAAITKVLADRDPVANRYVAFEGIDRAPEEAARGITITIAHVEYETATRHYAHVDMPGHADYVKNMITGAAQVDGAILVVSAQDGSMPQTREHVLLAQRVGVPHLVVALNKSDMVDDPELLDLVELEVRELLSQYGFPGDTLPVVRVSALRALEGDPRWVASIAELLDAVDDYVPVPPRELGEPFLMPIENVLSISGRGTVVTGKVERGELRAGEPVEIVGLGPTVASVATGLEMFGKVLESAQAGDNAAVLLRGVKREQVQRGQVLAAPASVRPHRVFVARMYALTAAEGGRHTPFEAHYRPQFYFHTTDVSGGMDLGGRDLVMPGDTLEAVTVHLGKPVALEPGLGFAVREGNRTVAAGTVVEVVD
- a CDS encoding MFS transporter, with product MEQHENAGLSGRERRLGILLAAAMFVLVVDTSLMNVSIAAVVRDLDTTTSGVQSAIALEALVSAAFILIGGKVGDLIGRKRAYVLGLLGYAVGALAMTLAQSLTVVIIFWALIGGIGASLLLPAMQSLIHGNFQGATQRRVYALVGAAAAIAAAVGPLLGGFITTYLSWRVGFALEVVIIAIALSGIGLVRNVEYTGPRTVDVVGSALSVVGMGGIVLGILVWQEGGDRVLALLVLGVAALAGLAFWLVRRKRLGKAHLLDPALFKSALFKVGISQQLLQQIALGGLMIALPIYLQMVLEYTAMEAGLSLAPLSLSMFVVALLAGKRAGRRRPANIVGTGFLLLTVGVLILIPLVPRAHFGWALLIPLAIAGGGLGLLVSQLNDYTLAPISEERVSEAAAVNSAGGSFGLSFGLAFAGAVMLATLAASFTAKADASTVLSPAEQTRVAEVLNENAEVMTNTHLDELLAGQPPATKAEIIRINTEARPIALQVALLIPLLAALLGLLNSIRMRRLPDPERSNADGAILG